A genome region from Opitutaceae bacterium includes the following:
- a CDS encoding aspartate carbamoyltransferase catalytic subunit, with translation MPWTRRHLITLEELSLAEIEQIHRTATAFKKILLRSVKKVPALRGKTIVNLFLEPSTRTRMAFDMAAKRLSADVISLDGASSSTTKGETLRDTAQNIQALNADMIVLRHAASGSPLYLSRILDIPVINAGDGAHEHPTQGLLDTFTMKEHLGSLKGRKVAILGDILFSRVARSNIHALAKMGAAVTLCGPSTLVPHWFSDLGVQVSHDLKSALADAEVVMLLRIQHERQSSGHFPSIGEYTSSFGLNKTRASWLHPKAIIMHPGPINRGVEIDSDLADGERSVILQQVTNGIAVRMAVLYLCAGGQPESVETSD, from the coding sequence ATGCCCTGGACCCGCCGCCACCTGATCACGCTAGAGGAGCTAAGCCTCGCCGAAATCGAGCAAATTCACAGGACCGCAACGGCGTTCAAGAAGATCCTCCTGCGCAGCGTGAAGAAAGTCCCCGCGCTGCGCGGAAAAACGATCGTCAACCTCTTCCTCGAACCCAGCACGCGCACGCGCATGGCGTTCGACATGGCCGCCAAACGGCTCAGCGCCGACGTGATCTCGCTCGACGGCGCCAGCTCCTCGACGACCAAGGGCGAAACGCTGCGCGACACCGCTCAGAACATCCAGGCGCTGAACGCCGACATGATCGTCCTGCGTCACGCCGCTTCGGGCTCCCCGCTCTACCTCTCCCGCATCCTCGACATTCCGGTCATCAATGCCGGTGACGGCGCCCACGAGCATCCCACGCAGGGACTTCTCGACACCTTCACCATGAAGGAGCACCTCGGCAGCCTGAAGGGCCGCAAGGTCGCCATCCTGGGCGACATCCTTTTCAGCCGCGTTGCGCGTTCCAACATTCACGCCCTCGCCAAAATGGGCGCGGCCGTCACGCTCTGCGGTCCCTCCACCCTCGTGCCCCACTGGTTCTCCGACCTCGGCGTGCAGGTCTCCCACGACCTCAAGTCGGCCCTCGCCGACGCCGAGGTTGTCATGCTTCTGCGGATACAGCACGAGCGCCAGTCGTCCGGCCACTTTCCCTCCATCGGCGAATACACCAGCAGCTTCGGACTCAACAAGACGCGCGCCTCCTGGCTGCACCCCAAGGCCATCATCATGCACCCGGGCCCGATCAACCGCGGCGTGGAGATCGACAGCGACCTCGCCGACGGCGAGCGCAGCGTCATTCTCCAGCAGGTGACCAACGGCATCGCGGTGCGCATGGCCGTCCTCTACCTGTGCGCCGGCGGCCAGCCCGAATCCGTGGAAACCAGCGACTAG
- a CDS encoding dihydroorotase, whose translation MPALWIQNARVIDPASRRDAPGDLFAENGVIVESLSATARKRARRIDAKGLVACPGLVDIHVHFREPGQTHKETIATGSRAAAAGGFTTVVCMPNTSPPADNAGTIQFIKDAVARDAVIKVHPTGCITAGMKGQALAPIGSLKRAGVVAITDDGDCVQSNELMRRALEYAKMFGLPIMDHCQDASMTQGAVMNEGVVSTRLGLRGWPNAAEDLIVARNAILSEYTGAHVHMQHISSRFSVDILRRAKSRGVRVTAEATPHHFALTDEALATYDTHFKMNPPLRTEEDRRALIAGLKDGTLDCIATDHAPHTDYEKDKEFDYAPNGILGLETALPVSLEILVRQNRFKLPFLIDLLTRKPADILNLTAGSLSEGAPADICIFDPEENWRYDAKAGFSKSSNSPWSGQTLRGRVRWTIVNGSVVHEL comes from the coding sequence ATGCCAGCCCTCTGGATCCAAAACGCCCGGGTCATTGATCCCGCCTCCAGGCGCGATGCACCCGGCGACTTGTTTGCCGAAAACGGCGTGATCGTCGAATCGCTCTCAGCCACTGCGCGCAAACGCGCCCGCAGGATCGACGCCAAAGGTCTCGTCGCCTGCCCGGGTCTCGTCGACATCCACGTTCACTTCCGCGAACCCGGCCAGACGCACAAGGAGACCATTGCGACAGGCTCGCGCGCGGCCGCCGCCGGCGGCTTCACCACCGTGGTGTGCATGCCCAACACCTCGCCGCCCGCCGACAACGCCGGCACCATCCAGTTCATCAAGGATGCGGTCGCGCGCGACGCCGTCATCAAGGTCCACCCGACCGGCTGCATCACCGCCGGCATGAAGGGCCAGGCCCTCGCCCCGATCGGTTCCCTCAAGCGCGCCGGCGTCGTCGCCATCACCGACGATGGCGACTGCGTGCAGTCCAACGAACTCATGCGCCGCGCGCTCGAGTACGCGAAGATGTTCGGCCTCCCCATCATGGACCACTGCCAGGACGCCTCCATGACGCAGGGTGCGGTCATGAACGAAGGCGTCGTCTCCACGCGGCTGGGCCTGCGCGGCTGGCCCAACGCCGCCGAGGATCTCATCGTCGCACGCAATGCCATCCTCTCGGAATACACCGGCGCCCATGTGCACATGCAGCACATCTCCTCGCGCTTCTCCGTCGACATCCTGCGCCGCGCCAAGTCCCGCGGCGTCAGGGTCACCGCGGAGGCGACGCCGCACCACTTCGCGCTCACCGACGAGGCGCTCGCCACCTACGACACCCATTTCAAGATGAACCCTCCGCTGCGCACGGAGGAGGACCGCCGTGCGCTCATCGCCGGGCTCAAGGACGGCACGCTCGACTGCATCGCCACCGACCATGCGCCGCACACCGACTACGAGAAGGACAAGGAGTTCGACTACGCGCCCAACGGCATCCTGGGGCTTGAGACCGCCCTGCCCGTCTCGCTGGAGATTCTGGTTCGCCAGAATAGATTCAAGCTGCCCTTCCTCATCGACCTGCTGACGCGCAAGCCGGCCGATATCCTCAACCTGACGGCCGGCAGTTTGAGCGAAGGAGCTCCTGCCGACATCTGCATCTTCGATCCGGAGGAGAACTGGCGCTACGACGCCAAGGCTGGCTTCAGCAAATCGAGCAACTCACCCTGGAGCGGGCAAACCCTCCGGGGCCGCGTTCGCTGGACGATTGTCAACGGCAGCGTCGTGCACGAATTGTAG
- a CDS encoding gluconate 2-dehydrogenase subunit 3 family protein translates to MNRREALRQLGQAAGALAIWRSLPVASWAALGGSAGWSSREVDLLTIVGDTIIPSTADSAGAGAIHIGRFVVMMLEECHPPAAAEQVRAFLDRLDSRDGNGHEPPFVQRSPADQEKLLNELEARIIDAGSAEPWADGWRLVKRLTLLGYFTSEPGATQALHYDPVPGSYRGSVPAGPTTKAWAI, encoded by the coding sequence GTGAATCGACGCGAAGCCCTTCGCCAACTCGGCCAGGCCGCCGGTGCGCTCGCGATCTGGCGCAGCCTGCCGGTCGCATCCTGGGCGGCGCTGGGCGGCAGTGCAGGATGGAGTTCACGCGAGGTGGATCTGCTCACGATTGTGGGCGACACAATCATTCCTTCCACGGCGGACTCCGCTGGAGCGGGAGCGATTCACATCGGGCGATTTGTTGTGATGATGCTTGAGGAGTGCCATCCGCCCGCGGCGGCGGAACAAGTGCGTGCGTTCCTGGACAGGCTGGATTCGCGCGATGGAAACGGGCATGAACCGCCTTTTGTTCAGCGCAGCCCGGCGGATCAGGAGAAGCTGCTGAATGAACTGGAGGCTCGCATCATTGACGCGGGTTCGGCGGAGCCCTGGGCGGACGGATGGCGGCTTGTGAAGCGGTTGACCCTGTTGGGATATTTCACATCCGAACCCGGAGCGACGCAGGCGCTGCATTACGACCCAGTTCCGGGTTCCTATCGCGGCAGTGTTCCGGCAGGGCCGACCACAAAGGCGTGGGCGATCTGA
- a CDS encoding GMC family oxidoreductase, translating into MASHPTTLGAQTQTYDAIVIGSGISGGWAAKELCDKGLKTLVLERGRPVEHITDYPTALADPWDLPHRGRLPLSVVKANPIASRCYAFSESTRHFFVKDGEHPYVQEKPFDWIRGYQVGGRSLIWARQVQRWSRFDFEGPARDGFAEWPIGYVDLASWYSHVERFAGVSGNRDGLDVLPDGEFLPAWEMNDVEAHVRSGILSAFSDRHVIQGRCAHLTAMEPQHIAQNRTRCQARNQCARGCPFGGYFSSNSSTLPWAQRTGNLTVRPHSVVESILFDSRSQRASGVRVIDALTMQSTEFFARIVFVNAGCLNTNLILLNSRSERFPKGLGNDHGLLGRHVAFHNYRGSLSGHIEGFENSYYSGRRPTQVMMPNFRNVRRQEMSFQRGYMTFFHAARAGWSRGEALPGVGAAYKQSLTRPGPWTIGMMMQGETVPRFENHVRLSPDARDAWGIPQLVTSIAYTENDDRLTADFLEQGEAMLASAGVKGIVRRDSHQAPGLDIHEMGGVRMGRDVRKSMLNSTNQLHACPNVFVTDGACMPSTGSQNPSLTYMALTARAASHAVDEMKKGNL; encoded by the coding sequence ATGGCCAGTCACCCAACCACACTCGGCGCACAGACGCAGACGTATGATGCGATTGTCATTGGATCCGGCATCAGCGGGGGCTGGGCGGCCAAGGAACTTTGCGACAAGGGTCTGAAAACGCTCGTTCTCGAGCGCGGGCGGCCGGTCGAGCACATCACGGACTATCCGACGGCGCTGGCGGATCCCTGGGATCTGCCGCACCGGGGAAGGCTGCCTCTTTCGGTCGTGAAAGCCAATCCGATTGCTTCGCGCTGCTACGCGTTTTCGGAATCGACAAGGCACTTTTTCGTGAAGGATGGCGAGCATCCCTACGTGCAGGAGAAGCCGTTTGACTGGATTCGCGGCTACCAGGTGGGGGGACGGTCGTTGATCTGGGCCCGTCAGGTCCAGCGCTGGAGTCGGTTCGATTTCGAGGGGCCGGCGCGCGACGGATTCGCCGAGTGGCCGATCGGCTACGTAGACCTGGCCTCCTGGTATTCGCATGTGGAGCGGTTTGCCGGGGTCAGCGGCAACCGGGACGGGCTCGATGTGCTGCCGGACGGCGAATTTCTCCCGGCTTGGGAGATGAATGACGTGGAGGCTCACGTGCGCTCAGGAATACTTTCCGCCTTCTCCGACCGCCACGTCATCCAAGGCCGGTGCGCGCACCTCACGGCGATGGAGCCGCAGCACATTGCGCAGAATCGCACGCGATGCCAGGCTCGCAACCAGTGCGCGCGAGGCTGTCCGTTTGGCGGCTATTTCAGTTCCAATTCCTCGACGCTGCCCTGGGCGCAGCGGACGGGGAATCTGACGGTTCGCCCGCACTCGGTGGTCGAATCGATCCTGTTCGATTCGCGCTCGCAGCGGGCCAGCGGGGTTCGCGTGATTGACGCACTCACCATGCAGTCGACGGAGTTTTTCGCCCGCATCGTTTTCGTGAATGCGGGCTGCCTGAACACCAATCTCATCCTGCTGAACTCCCGGTCGGAGCGTTTTCCGAAGGGCCTGGGCAATGACCATGGCCTGCTGGGGCGCCACGTGGCCTTTCACAACTACCGCGGATCACTCAGCGGACACATCGAGGGATTTGAGAACTCGTACTATTCCGGGCGGCGGCCCACGCAGGTGATGATGCCGAATTTCCGGAATGTGCGCCGCCAGGAGATGTCATTCCAGCGTGGATACATGACATTCTTCCACGCGGCTCGTGCGGGGTGGTCGCGCGGAGAGGCGCTGCCGGGTGTCGGCGCGGCGTACAAGCAGTCGCTGACTCGCCCCGGCCCATGGACCATCGGCATGATGATGCAGGGGGAGACGGTGCCGCGTTTTGAGAATCATGTCAGACTTTCGCCGGATGCCCGGGATGCCTGGGGAATCCCCCAGTTGGTGACGTCGATCGCCTACACGGAGAATGACGACCGGCTCACCGCCGATTTCCTTGAACAAGGCGAGGCAATGCTGGCTTCCGCGGGCGTGAAGGGGATTGTCAGGCGCGACTCCCATCAGGCGCCTGGACTCGACATCCATGAGATGGGTGGCGTGCGGATGGGACGCGATGTCAGGAAGTCGATGCTCAATTCAACCAACCAACTTCATGCGTGCCCCAACGTCTTTGTGACTGACGGCGCCTGCATGCCTTCGACCGGATCGCAGAATCCGTCGCTGACCTACATGGCGCTGACCGCGCGCGCGGCCAGTCACGCCGTCGATGAAATGAAGAAGGGAAACCTGTGA
- a CDS encoding glutamate-5-semialdehyde dehydrogenase, translating to MSADLVQLVTSIAQRARTASLVLATASTERKNRALSLLADLLPAAQAELLEGNARDLAAAVENGLSKPQIDRLTLTPARLASLAESVRQVASLPDPVGEILESWTQPNGLRIRKVRVPIGVIGIIYEARPNVTIDCAVLCLKSGNAAILRGGREIFHTNTAFAAVLARALAGADLPADAVQLIPTTDRAALNTLLKLDAHIHCIIPRGGESLIRFVVENSSIPVIKHYTGVCFIYLDKDADPALSESIVVNAKASRPGVCNAVEQLLVHREAAERLLPDLARALERKKVQLRCDAQAMEIIQRSVGTAGAAIVPATPADFTTEFLDLILGVRVVDSLDNAIALINRDGSAHTDVIVTQSESTARQFQASVDSAVVGWNASTRFNDGFEFGFGAEIGISTDRLHARGPMGLRELCSYKYLMDGTGQIRT from the coding sequence ATGTCCGCGGATCTCGTCCAGCTCGTCACTTCCATCGCCCAACGCGCCCGCACGGCGTCGCTGGTCCTTGCGACCGCCTCCACCGAGCGAAAGAACCGGGCGCTGAGCCTTCTTGCCGATCTGCTGCCCGCCGCACAGGCGGAGCTGCTTGAGGGCAACGCACGCGATCTCGCGGCTGCTGTCGAGAATGGTCTGTCAAAGCCGCAGATCGACCGGCTCACGCTCACGCCCGCGCGCCTGGCCTCGCTCGCGGAATCCGTGCGCCAGGTCGCCTCCCTGCCAGACCCGGTCGGCGAGATCCTTGAATCCTGGACTCAGCCCAACGGCCTCAGGATCCGGAAGGTGCGCGTGCCCATCGGTGTCATCGGCATCATCTACGAGGCGCGCCCGAACGTGACCATCGATTGCGCGGTCCTTTGTCTGAAATCCGGCAACGCAGCGATCCTTCGCGGTGGCAGGGAAATCTTCCACACCAACACGGCCTTCGCCGCCGTGCTCGCAAGGGCGCTCGCCGGGGCGGACCTCCCAGCCGATGCGGTCCAGCTCATTCCCACGACGGACCGCGCCGCGTTAAACACGCTGCTGAAGCTCGACGCCCACATTCACTGCATCATCCCGAGGGGCGGCGAAAGCCTCATCCGCTTTGTCGTGGAAAACAGCTCCATTCCCGTGATCAAGCACTACACGGGCGTGTGTTTCATCTACCTCGACAAGGACGCCGACCCGGCCCTTTCCGAATCCATCGTCGTCAACGCAAAGGCGTCACGCCCCGGCGTCTGCAACGCCGTTGAGCAGCTGCTTGTCCACCGTGAAGCGGCGGAGCGCCTCCTGCCGGACCTGGCGCGCGCACTCGAGAGGAAGAAGGTCCAGTTGCGCTGCGATGCGCAGGCCATGGAAATCATCCAACGCTCAGTCGGGACAGCAGGCGCCGCAATTGTGCCGGCGACACCCGCGGATTTCACGACCGAATTCCTGGATCTCATCCTTGGCGTGCGCGTTGTTGACTCGCTGGACAACGCCATCGCGCTGATCAATCGCGACGGTTCCGCCCACACGGATGTGATCGTCACACAATCGGAATCCACTGCTCGTCAATTTCAGGCCAGCGTCGACAGCGCAGTCGTGGGCTGGAATGCAAGCACCCGTTTCAATGATGGCTTCGAATTCGGGTTCGGCGCTGAAATCGGAATCAGCACCGACCGTCTCCACGCACGGGGCCCCATGGGACTGCGAGAACTTTGCAGCTACAAATACCTGATGGACGGCACCGGACAAATACGCACCTAG
- a CDS encoding 2,3-bisphosphoglycerate-independent phosphoglycerate mutase — MNTTRRPVLLIIRDGWGKNPHPEQNSFNAVYMAKKAADDRLHASYPCTLLAASGLDVGLPAGVMGNSEVGHENIGAGRIVDQELVRLNKLFSEKQLAANAVWRGLVERVKSRNSRLHLMGIVSDAGVHGMLEHLYGILRQAKADGLTQVFVHGFTDGRDTPPTSGAGYVGQVEAKCREIGVGRVASVCGRFWAMDRDNRWDRVEKAYRMLTGQASQGTARSAVEAVRAYYENPAAENQKGDEFVPATWIVDSEGKPVAPIADGDAVLFYNYRGDRPRELTKAFVLDSFSGFARGRKLDLYYATLTEYEAGLPVHVISPKPPPLRNILGQVVADAGIAQFRCAETEKNPHVTFFFNNYRKDPFPGEVRACPPSPKVATYDLQPEMSAVEVTRLAREAILSGKYGLIVVNYANPDMVGHTGSLPAAIKAVEATDHGVGELLSALETVNGRALVCADHGNCEQMWDPEHNLPHTSHTLNLVEAFIVGSDYRLGATRLREKGRLADVAPTLLQMMGLPKPPEMTGTGLILNS; from the coding sequence ATGAACACCACGCGCCGGCCGGTCCTTCTCATCATCCGCGATGGCTGGGGAAAAAATCCTCATCCCGAGCAGAATTCCTTCAATGCCGTGTATATGGCAAAGAAGGCAGCGGACGACAGGCTGCATGCCAGCTATCCATGCACACTTCTGGCCGCGTCCGGTCTTGATGTCGGCCTGCCTGCAGGGGTCATGGGCAACAGTGAGGTCGGCCACGAGAACATCGGCGCAGGACGTATCGTCGACCAGGAACTCGTGCGCCTGAACAAGCTCTTTTCAGAAAAGCAGCTTGCCGCGAACGCGGTCTGGCGCGGCCTGGTTGAGCGCGTGAAATCGCGGAACTCGCGGCTACATCTGATGGGCATTGTTTCGGATGCGGGTGTGCACGGCATGCTCGAACACCTGTACGGCATTCTCCGGCAGGCGAAGGCGGATGGGTTGACGCAGGTGTTCGTTCACGGGTTCACTGATGGACGCGATACGCCGCCGACGAGCGGCGCCGGCTATGTCGGGCAGGTGGAGGCGAAGTGCCGGGAAATCGGCGTTGGCAGGGTGGCGTCGGTCTGCGGACGCTTCTGGGCGATGGATCGCGACAACCGCTGGGACCGCGTTGAAAAGGCCTACCGCATGCTGACGGGGCAGGCGTCGCAGGGCACGGCCCGTTCCGCGGTCGAGGCGGTTCGCGCTTATTACGAAAATCCGGCCGCCGAAAACCAGAAGGGGGACGAATTTGTGCCTGCCACATGGATCGTGGATTCCGAAGGAAAGCCGGTTGCACCGATTGCGGATGGCGATGCGGTCCTGTTCTACAACTACCGCGGGGACCGCCCGCGTGAGCTGACCAAGGCGTTCGTGCTCGATTCGTTCAGCGGTTTTGCGCGCGGACGGAAGCTGGATCTGTATTACGCGACGCTGACGGAATACGAGGCGGGGCTGCCCGTGCACGTGATTTCCCCCAAGCCGCCGCCGCTGAGGAACATTCTCGGGCAGGTTGTCGCGGATGCCGGCATCGCCCAGTTCCGCTGTGCGGAGACCGAGAAGAATCCACACGTCACTTTTTTCTTCAACAACTACCGCAAGGATCCGTTTCCCGGAGAGGTTCGCGCGTGTCCTCCGAGCCCCAAGGTTGCAACCTACGATCTGCAGCCGGAGATGTCCGCCGTCGAGGTCACCCGTCTGGCGCGCGAGGCCATACTTTCCGGCAAGTACGGCCTGATCGTCGTCAATTACGCCAATCCCGACATGGTTGGTCACACGGGTTCACTGCCTGCGGCGATCAAGGCGGTTGAAGCGACCGATCATGGCGTGGGTGAGCTTCTGTCGGCGCTTGAAACTGTGAATGGTCGCGCGCTCGTATGCGCGGATCACGGCAACTGCGAGCAGATGTGGGATCCCGAGCACAACCTCCCCCACACGTCGCACACGCTCAATCTCGTCGAGGCGTTCATTGTGGGGAGCGACTACAGGCTCGGAGCGACACGGTTGCGCGAGAAGGGAAGGCTGGCGGATGTCGCGCCGACACTGCTGCAGATGATGGGTCTGCCCAAGCCGCCGGAAATGACGGGCACGGGACTCATTCTCAACTCGTGA
- the hemH gene encoding ferrochelatase encodes MPSRAVLLVNLGSPDSTSVPDLRRYLGEFLGDERVIDRPSQPWRALLLHGVILRSRPKKSAHAYEQIWQPDGSPLIITSKKVQSDLASALGPGIPVYLAMRYGQPSIASVVGQMADDGVTDLLLFPQYPHYAMSSWETVVVKVHEELAAQAPGIRVQTVQPFHSDADYIDALHEVSAPYFSRPHDHVLFSYHGIPERHLRKADSSKAHCLTKSDCCTTCSPAHSTCYRAQCLATTRALVRRAGLSSDRYSVSYQSRLVGEPWLTPYTDFELRRLAAEGRKRMLVITPAFVTDCLETLEEIAQQGRADFLSAGGTSFEHIPCLNDQPPYIRFLENRVRSWIGGESPGDTHARQTAALAR; translated from the coding sequence ATGCCTTCACGCGCCGTCCTGCTCGTCAACCTCGGTTCACCCGACTCAACCTCCGTACCCGACCTTCGCCGATACCTTGGCGAATTCCTCGGCGATGAACGGGTGATCGACCGTCCGTCGCAACCCTGGCGCGCGCTGCTGCTGCACGGGGTCATTCTCCGCAGCCGGCCAAAAAAATCGGCCCATGCCTATGAGCAGATCTGGCAGCCGGACGGCTCGCCCCTGATCATCACATCGAAGAAGGTTCAAAGCGATCTCGCGTCGGCGCTGGGCCCCGGCATTCCCGTGTATCTCGCCATGCGATACGGACAGCCTTCCATCGCGTCCGTCGTGGGACAGATGGCCGACGACGGCGTAACCGATCTTCTGCTATTTCCCCAGTATCCGCACTACGCCATGTCATCCTGGGAAACCGTGGTGGTGAAGGTCCATGAGGAGCTTGCCGCCCAGGCGCCCGGCATCCGCGTGCAAACCGTCCAGCCCTTCCATTCCGACGCCGACTACATTGACGCCCTGCACGAGGTGTCGGCCCCCTATTTTTCGCGACCGCACGATCACGTGCTGTTCTCCTACCACGGCATCCCCGAGCGGCACTTGAGGAAGGCGGACTCCTCGAAGGCGCACTGCCTGACCAAATCGGACTGCTGCACCACCTGCTCCCCGGCCCACTCAACCTGCTATCGCGCCCAGTGCCTTGCCACAACCCGCGCACTGGTGCGCCGCGCGGGGCTTTCCTCGGACCGTTATTCGGTCTCCTACCAGTCGCGGCTTGTCGGCGAACCCTGGCTCACGCCCTACACGGACTTCGAATTGAGGAGGCTCGCCGCCGAGGGGAGGAAGCGCATGCTGGTCATCACGCCGGCTTTTGTGACCGACTGTCTGGAGACCCTCGAGGAGATCGCACAGCAGGGACGGGCGGATTTCCTATCCGCGGGCGGAACCAGCTTCGAGCACATCCCCTGCCTCAATGACCAGCCCCCGTACATCCGCTTCCTCGAGAATCGCGTGCGGTCATGGATTGGAGGCGAATCGCCCGGCGACACCCATGCCCGGCAGACGGCCGCGCTTGCACGCTAG
- a CDS encoding PAS domain-containing protein: protein MTNGSSGSTTQGNSARVSTIALLWLDPEGRIRSVNTAVRALWRADEAALVDSFLVDRLAWEITSTDPDWKQAQWDALRSAACGCAVRALVQPVGGGDAIPVSLTLEPATGGGPGFFAAVSVADAPEAPAPSEPSPPVRDNQPPSETEPPPVLPALKWLATESPVGVFDLDFDLGYAHYSPAWKRMLGYEEADLPDTFETWRHLLHEDDSAAAPDRIGVNPGHVTARSFALDFRMRHRRGHPVWMHCIGVQHFGPGGRLARVLGIQFDITDRKEL from the coding sequence ATGACCAACGGTAGTTCCGGCTCCACGACGCAGGGGAATTCCGCCCGGGTCTCGACGATCGCCCTGCTCTGGCTGGATCCTGAAGGACGTATTCGATCCGTGAATACGGCTGTCCGCGCCCTCTGGCGCGCGGATGAGGCTGCACTCGTTGACAGTTTCCTTGTCGACAGGCTTGCCTGGGAGATCACATCCACAGACCCGGACTGGAAGCAGGCACAGTGGGACGCACTCCGGTCGGCTGCATGCGGGTGCGCCGTCAGGGCGCTCGTCCAGCCGGTGGGTGGCGGTGATGCCATACCGGTGAGTCTGACACTGGAACCAGCCACAGGGGGAGGCCCAGGCTTCTTCGCCGCGGTGTCCGTCGCCGATGCCCCGGAAGCGCCCGCCCCATCTGAACCCAGCCCGCCAGTCCGCGACAACCAGCCTCCTTCCGAGACCGAACCGCCGCCCGTTCTTCCCGCATTAAAATGGCTCGCCACCGAGTCTCCCGTGGGCGTCTTCGACCTCGATTTTGATCTGGGCTATGCTCACTACTCGCCCGCATGGAAGCGCATGCTGGGCTACGAGGAGGCGGATCTGCCGGACACCTTCGAGACCTGGCGGCACCTGCTTCACGAGGACGATTCCGCCGCGGCGCCCGACCGCATCGGCGTCAACCCGGGCCATGTCACCGCGCGTTCGTTCGCGCTGGACTTCCGCATGCGCCATCGGCGCGGGCACCCTGTCTGGATGCACTGCATCGGCGTGCAGCATTTCGGGCCCGGCGGCCGCCTCGCCAGGGTGCTCGGTATCCAGTTTGACATTACGGATCGCAAGGAACTTTAG